Part of the Ruania alba genome is shown below.
GACCCGCAGCGTGACCCGGCCGTACTCCGCGAACGGCTCGGTATTCAGCTGCAGGCATCCCGGTTGCCGGCGAAGATCCGCGTGCGAGAAGCTCTCGAGCTCTACGCCTCGTTCTACGCCGACCCAGCCGACCCTCAGGACCTGATGGACCAGCTAGGGCTCACCGAGAAGGCCGACTCGGGTTTCGCGTCGCTCTCGGGTGGTCAGCAACAGCGCCTGTCGATCGCCCTGGCTCTCATCGGCAATCCCGAGATCGCGATCCTCGACGAGCTCACCACCGGCCTGGATCCGCAGGCCCGCCGGGAGACCTGGTCGCTGATCGAACAGGTCCGTGATCGCGGTGTCACCATCGTGCTCGTCACCCATTTCATGGACGAGGCGGAACGCCTCGCCGATCGGCTGGCGATCATCGACGCCGGCCGTGTGGTCGCCGAGGGCAGCCCCGCAGACCTCACCGCCCTACCGGAGGACCGCCGTCGGTTCCGGATGCGCCTCCCCAGCGTGGGTGACCTCGATCCGACGGTCGTCCAGCTCAACCAGCTGCCCGAGGTGCGCTCCGTCGAGCGCACGGGCGACGAGATCGAGGTCGTCGGGAGCCGCCGGGCGCTCCCGGCTGTGGTGCTCGCCCTGGCCGATCGCGACGTCGTCCCGGAGGAGGTCCGCACGCTCACCCGGTCGCTCGAGGACGTCTTCGTCGAGCTGACCGCCATCCACCCTCAGGAGGTCTAGGTGTCCGTTCTCGATCCGACCCGCCCGGCGCGCATCGTCCCCCGCGGCTCCAGGCAGCTGCTGCGCACTGAGACGAAGCTGTTCCTGCGCGATCCGGGCTCGGTCTTCTTCGCCCTCGTGTTCCCGGCGCTCGTCCTGCTCGGGGTCGGCCTCGTCATTCCCGGGATGGACGAGGTGATCACCGATCCCGGACCGCTGCAGGGCCAGCCCACGATCGTGGTGATGCTTCCCGCCGTGCTCGCCA
Proteins encoded:
- a CDS encoding ABC transporter ATP-binding protein, with translation MTLAEPVIEIAGLHKSYGSTRAVDGIDLMIRRGEIFGILGPNGAGKTTTVELLAGLRDADAGTITVLGTDPQRDPAVLRERLGIQLQASRLPAKIRVREALELYASFYADPADPQDLMDQLGLTEKADSGFASLSGGQQQRLSIALALIGNPEIAILDELTTGLDPQARRETWSLIEQVRDRGVTIVLVTHFMDEAERLADRLAIIDAGRVVAEGSPADLTALPEDRRRFRMRLPSVGDLDPTVVQLNQLPEVRSVERTGDEIEVVGSRRALPAVVLALADRDVVPEEVRTLTRSLEDVFVELTAIHPQEV